From Flavobacterium arcticum, the proteins below share one genomic window:
- a CDS encoding sodium:calcium antiporter, translated as MYIDILGFTVCAVIIFFAGKKLSFYGDLLAELTGMGKAWIGFILMSTVTSLPELMVGISSVSIVGSADLAVGNIVGSCAFNLGILSLMDVFTPRNKPLFSQVSQSHILAASFGIILIVLVGLGLYLDDIIISPSMGLISLSFGVIYLLSVRSIYNYQKINPAEKVAEAIEQSPEVTLRSVGLKYAAFALVIIATASVLPHFAEGIAIHTGLGESFVGTLFLAVSTSLPEIAISMIAIRTGSADMAVGNLLGSNIFNVFILFFGDIFYTKGLLLKDASDANLISVFAVIIMTAVAIIGFIAPGRSKKIFLAWDTLAILLLYIANMILLYKLS; from the coding sequence ATGTATATCGACATTTTGGGGTTTACGGTATGTGCAGTCATAATATTTTTTGCAGGTAAAAAGTTATCTTTTTATGGCGATCTTTTAGCCGAACTTACTGGTATGGGGAAAGCTTGGATAGGTTTTATACTCATGTCTACAGTAACATCGCTACCAGAGCTTATGGTAGGCATAAGCTCTGTATCAATAGTAGGTTCTGCCGACTTAGCCGTGGGAAATATTGTAGGGAGTTGTGCCTTTAACCTAGGAATACTATCGTTAATGGATGTATTTACACCTAGAAACAAACCGCTTTTTAGTCAGGTATCACAAAGTCATATACTCGCAGCCTCTTTTGGTATTATATTAATTGTTTTAGTAGGCTTAGGGCTGTACCTCGACGATATTATTATATCGCCATCTATGGGACTCATAAGCCTTTCCTTTGGGGTTATTTATTTATTATCTGTACGCTCTATATACAATTATCAAAAAATAAACCCAGCAGAGAAAGTAGCAGAAGCCATTGAACAGTCACCCGAAGTAACTTTGAGAAGCGTAGGCTTAAAATATGCCGCTTTTGCTTTAGTTATTATCGCTACGGCTTCCGTATTACCTCATTTTGCAGAAGGTATTGCCATACATACAGGCTTAGGCGAATCATTTGTAGGAACATTATTTTTAGCCGTTTCTACTTCACTCCCCGAAATTGCAATATCTATGATAGCCATACGCACAGGCTCGGCAGATATGGCTGTGGGTAACTTATTAGGCAGCAATATATTTAACGTCTTTATCCTCTTCTTTGGTGATATTTTCTACACCAAAGGCTTATTATTAAAAGACGCATCAGATGCCAACCTTATATCGGTTTTCGCAGTGATTATCATGACTGCGGTAGCTATTATAGGTTTTATAGCACCTGGGCGAAGCAAAAAAATATTCTTAGCTTGGGATACACTAGCTATACTCCTACTCTATATTGCAAATATGATATTATTATATAAGTTGTCTTAA
- a CDS encoding SemiSWEET family sugar transporter: MNYIEIIGVLAAIFTTVANIPQAVKVIRTRSTKSLSAITYSFLFIGMTLWVLYGIGLKDMPIIITNAIAGSLCGIILTLKLIELYKNRKTINKPSE; this comes from the coding sequence ATGAACTACATAGAAATAATAGGTGTACTGGCTGCAATTTTTACTACAGTTGCAAACATACCACAAGCCGTTAAAGTAATTCGCACTAGATCAACAAAAAGCCTTTCGGCAATAACCTATTCTTTTCTTTTTATAGGCATGACACTATGGGTATTATATGGCATTGGGCTAAAAGATATGCCTATTATAATAACCAATGCTATCGCAGGATCATTATGTGGTATTATACTCACCCTAAAGCTAATTGAACTCTATAAAAACCGAAAAACTATAAATAAACCATCAGAATAA